In one window of Bacteroidales bacterium DNA:
- a CDS encoding TonB-dependent receptor: protein MRALLVWMLIFIFYYGTVHSQDLYQTLKGTVHDNESNYPLYGASVIVLGTDPLIGAVSDLEGHFRIDSVPVGRYTVQVTYVGYQTFLAREIIIGTGKEVVLTIGLKETVLELNQVEIRAYSNKSEPINTMSTLSAKQISMEEANRYAGGMDDPARLVSSTAGVASSVGNNGVVIRGNSPKGLLWKMEGVQISNPNHFGDYISLGGGAVTALSSQTMAASDFFTGAFPAEYGNALSGVFDINMRTGNYEKREYVFQAGVLGIDFASEGPFKKGHPSSYLFNYRYSTLGLLAPILPKEMGKLTYQDLSFKLNFPSRIGTFSVWGIGAYDYQGIEALIDSTQWDSSDDRKEFTTKMTMGAIGINYKKVINSKTCLQSSLALTENSLVWSQSRFNDSLIMSPKREVNDYRWKYSFTGLLNHKFSARHTNRTGFILNRLMYDMNIKNAEEYGDPLITYIDEMDGSNLLQVFSQSRISFTDELVLNLGIYSQYLTLNDHFTIEPRLGMRWEFKTDHTLSFAYGLHSQMEMIQLFMVKQETPDQMIMPNTNLDFNKAHHIVLGYEYKFNDYLNLKAETYYQRLFDIPVVPGSYISTININEIWNFNDSLVNEGTGRNTGIDVTLEQYLHKGFYYLVTGSLFDSKYTGGDGIERNTKYNRNYIINLLAGKEWNLGLYDKNLFGANIRLTYMGGERIIPLDIEETIKQGEIVEDISHAYDEKLPDAVILSFSLSYRINKPKHASIWSFQFINALAHKDFQEYEFNDKEQTIEKVEDLLMIPNLSYKIEF from the coding sequence ATGAGAGCACTACTGGTTTGGATGCTGATATTTATTTTTTATTATGGCACAGTTCATTCCCAGGATCTTTATCAGACCTTAAAGGGGACCGTGCATGACAACGAATCCAATTATCCTCTTTATGGGGCATCGGTCATCGTTTTGGGCACAGATCCCCTGATCGGAGCTGTCTCCGACCTCGAAGGGCATTTCCGGATTGATTCTGTACCAGTGGGAAGATATACGGTTCAGGTCACCTATGTCGGTTATCAAACCTTTCTTGCCAGGGAAATTATCATAGGCACGGGTAAAGAGGTGGTTCTGACGATCGGATTGAAAGAAACTGTTCTGGAGCTGAATCAGGTGGAGATCAGGGCTTATTCCAACAAAAGCGAACCGATCAATACCATGTCCACCTTAAGCGCCAAACAGATCAGCATGGAAGAAGCCAACCGCTATGCCGGTGGCATGGATGATCCTGCGCGCTTGGTTTCCTCCACTGCAGGAGTGGCATCCAGCGTCGGGAATAACGGGGTCGTCATCAGGGGTAACTCACCGAAAGGATTGCTGTGGAAGATGGAAGGGGTGCAGATTTCAAATCCAAATCATTTCGGTGATTATATTTCGCTGGGAGGCGGGGCCGTAACCGCCCTGAGCAGCCAGACAATGGCCGCTTCGGACTTTTTTACAGGTGCCTTCCCGGCTGAGTATGGAAATGCGTTATCAGGAGTGTTTGATATCAATATGCGGACAGGCAATTATGAAAAACGGGAGTATGTATTCCAGGCGGGTGTTCTCGGAATAGATTTTGCCTCAGAAGGCCCCTTCAAAAAAGGACATCCTTCATCGTATCTGTTTAACTACCGGTATTCGACACTTGGCCTGCTGGCTCCGATCTTACCCAAAGAAATGGGCAAACTGACATACCAGGATCTGTCATTCAAACTCAACTTCCCAAGCAGGATAGGAACATTTTCAGTATGGGGAATCGGAGCTTACGATTATCAGGGAATAGAGGCACTGATCGATTCGACACAATGGGACAGCAGTGATGACAGGAAAGAATTTACCACTAAAATGACCATGGGCGCGATCGGCATCAATTATAAAAAGGTAATCAATTCCAAAACCTGCCTTCAATCATCGCTGGCGCTGACAGAAAACAGCCTTGTCTGGTCGCAGAGTCGTTTCAATGATTCTCTGATCATGTCGCCCAAGCGCGAGGTCAATGATTATCGCTGGAAATATTCGTTCACCGGGCTGTTAAATCATAAATTCAGTGCCCGGCATACGAACAGGACGGGATTTATACTCAACCGCCTAATGTATGACATGAATATCAAAAATGCAGAAGAATACGGAGATCCGTTAATTACCTATATCGACGAAATGGATGGCAGTAACCTGCTGCAGGTCTTTTCTCAATCCAGGATCAGTTTTACGGATGAGTTGGTCCTGAACCTGGGGATTTATTCACAGTATCTCACATTGAATGATCATTTTACAATCGAACCCCGTCTTGGAATGCGATGGGAATTTAAGACAGATCATACCCTGTCTTTTGCATACGGATTACACAGCCAGATGGAAATGATCCAGCTTTTCATGGTGAAACAGGAAACGCCTGACCAGATGATCATGCCGAACACGAATCTTGATTTTAACAAAGCTCACCACATTGTGCTTGGATATGAATACAAATTCAACGATTATTTGAACCTGAAGGCAGAAACCTATTATCAGCGGTTGTTCGACATTCCGGTCGTCCCCGGTAGTTATATTTCAACGATAAACATCAACGAGATCTGGAATTTCAATGATTCTCTCGTGAACGAAGGCACGGGAAGAAATACCGGCATTGATGTGACATTAGAACAATATCTGCACAAGGGTTTCTATTATCTCGTAACCGGAAGCCTTTTCGACTCAAAATATACAGGTGGTGACGGTATAGAACGGAATACAAAATACAACAGGAATTACATCATCAATCTCCTGGCTGGTAAGGAATGGAATTTAGGCCTGTACGATAAAAATTTATTCGGTGCCAACATTCGGTTGACGTACATGGGTGGCGAGCGGATTATCCCCCTGGATATAGAAGAGACGATAAAGCAGGGCGAAATAGTCGAAGATATTAGCCACGCGTACGATGAAAAGCTCCCGGATGCGGTGATACTATCCTTTTCCCTGAGTTACCGGATCAATAAACCAAAACACGCCAGCATCTGGTCCTTTCAGTTCATCAATGCCCTTGCACATAAAGACTTTCAGGAATATGAATTCAATGATAAAGAACAGACGATCGAAAAAGTCGAAGACCTGCTCATGATCCCAAATCTAAGTTACAAGATAGAGTTTTAG